The following are from one region of the Pseudomonas putida genome:
- a CDS encoding benzoate/H(+) symporter BenE family transporter, whose translation MKTLIKDCSLSALVAGCIATTISYAGPLVIIFHAAEAAGLSHRQLSSWVWAVSMGSAVLGALLSLRYRVPVVIAWSIPGSALLVTALPQLGLEQAVGAYLVANLVLLLIGISGAFDSIIARLPGSIAAGMQAGILFSFGIEVFRALPVQPLLVLAMFVTYVLMRRVQPRYAVAAVLCVGMVVTVASGAFRSEALVLELASPQWVTPQFSLAAVFSLALPLVLVALTGQFMPGMAVLRNAGYPTPASPIISASALAGAALAPFGCHGLNLAAVTASLCTGHEAHENPQRRYVAAVAGSALYLLLGIAGATLMSLFAAFPAALIAALAGLALYGAISEALARSLAEPAERDAGLFTFLVTASGVAFLGLSAAFWGLLFGLLAHALLRLRQPRAGEVLRRTP comes from the coding sequence ATGAAAACCCTGATCAAGGACTGCTCCCTGTCGGCCCTGGTCGCCGGCTGCATTGCCACGACGATCTCCTACGCAGGCCCTTTGGTGATCATCTTCCACGCCGCCGAAGCCGCCGGCCTGTCCCATCGACAACTGTCTTCCTGGGTGTGGGCGGTGTCCATGGGCAGTGCGGTGCTCGGCGCACTGCTCAGCCTGCGCTACCGGGTACCGGTGGTTATCGCCTGGTCGATCCCTGGCTCGGCTTTGCTGGTCACCGCCTTGCCACAACTGGGCCTGGAACAGGCCGTGGGTGCGTACCTGGTGGCCAACCTGGTCCTGCTGCTGATCGGCATCAGCGGGGCCTTCGACAGCATCATTGCGCGTTTGCCGGGTTCCATCGCCGCAGGCATGCAGGCCGGCATCCTGTTCAGTTTCGGCATCGAGGTGTTCCGCGCCTTGCCGGTGCAGCCGCTGCTGGTCCTGGCAATGTTCGTCACCTACGTGCTGATGCGCCGGGTGCAGCCGCGCTACGCCGTGGCGGCGGTGCTGTGCGTGGGCATGGTGGTGACCGTGGCCAGCGGGGCGTTTCGCAGCGAAGCGTTGGTGCTTGAGCTGGCGTCGCCGCAGTGGGTCACCCCGCAATTCAGCCTGGCAGCGGTATTCAGCCTGGCACTGCCGCTGGTGCTGGTGGCCCTGACCGGGCAGTTCATGCCGGGCATGGCGGTGCTGCGCAACGCCGGTTACCCCACGCCGGCCAGCCCGATCATCAGTGCCAGCGCGCTGGCCGGTGCCGCGCTGGCGCCGTTCGGTTGCCACGGGCTGAACCTGGCGGCGGTCACCGCCAGCCTGTGCACCGGGCATGAAGCCCATGAAAACCCCCAGCGGCGCTATGTCGCGGCGGTGGCGGGCAGTGCGCTGTACCTGCTGCTGGGGATCGCCGGGGCCACGCTGATGTCGCTGTTCGCCGCATTTCCCGCTGCCCTGATCGCAGCACTGGCCGGGCTGGCGCTGTACGGCGCGATCAGCGAGGCCCTCGCCCGCAGCCTGGCGGAGCCGGCCGAGCGCGATGCCGGGTTGTTCACCTTTCTGGTCACCGCTTCGGGGGTGGCCTTCCTGGGCCTGTCGGCAGCGTTCTGGGGCCTGCTGTTCGGCCTGTTGGCCCATGCGTTGCTCAGGCTGCGACAGCCACGGGCCGGGGAGGTGCTGCGCCGTACCCCATGA
- the catA gene encoding catechol 1,2-dioxygenase, producing the protein MTVKISHTTEVKQFFEEAAGFGNDAGSPRLKRIVQRVLQDTARLIEDLEISEDEFWHAVDYLNRLGGRGEAGLLVAGLGVEHFLDLLQDAKDQQAGLIGGTPRTIEGPLYVAGAPIAEGEVRMDDGSEQDVATLMYLEGQVLDSQGRPLPGATVDLWHANTRGTYSFFDKSQSEYNLRRRIVTDAEGRYRARSIVPSGYGCDPQGPTQECLDLLGRHGQRPAHVHFFISAPGHRHLTTQINLAGDKYLWDDFAYATRDGLVGEVVFVEGEAGRHAELKFDFRLQRAQGCADEQRNRRPRALQEA; encoded by the coding sequence ATGACCGTGAAAATTTCCCACACTACCGAGGTTAAGCAGTTCTTCGAAGAGGCCGCAGGCTTCGGCAACGATGCCGGCAGCCCGCGCCTGAAGCGCATCGTGCAGCGTGTGCTGCAGGACACCGCGCGGCTGATCGAAGACCTGGAAATCAGCGAGGACGAGTTCTGGCATGCCGTCGACTACCTCAACCGCCTGGGCGGCCGTGGCGAGGCCGGGCTGCTGGTGGCGGGGCTTGGCGTCGAGCACTTCCTCGACCTGCTGCAGGATGCCAAGGACCAGCAGGCAGGCCTGATCGGCGGCACCCCACGCACCATCGAAGGCCCGCTGTACGTGGCCGGTGCGCCCATCGCCGAAGGTGAAGTGCGCATGGACGACGGCAGCGAGCAGGACGTGGCCACGCTGATGTACCTGGAGGGCCAGGTGCTCGACTCGCAAGGCCGGCCGCTGCCGGGGGCCACGGTCGACCTGTGGCATGCCAATACTCGTGGCACTTATTCGTTCTTCGACAAGAGCCAGTCCGAGTACAACCTGCGCCGGCGCATCGTCACCGACGCGGAAGGGCGCTACCGTGCGCGCTCCATCGTGCCGTCGGGCTATGGCTGCGATCCGCAGGGGCCGACCCAGGAATGCCTGGACCTGCTGGGCCGCCATGGCCAGCGCCCGGCGCATGTGCACTTCTTCATCTCGGCGCCGGGGCACCGGCACCTGACCACGCAGATCAACCTGGCCGGGGACAAGTACCTGTGGGATGACTTTGCCTATGCCACGCGCGATGGGCTGGTGGGCGAGGTGGTGTTCGTCGAAGGCGAGGCGGGGCGGCATGCCGAGCTGAAGTTCGACTTCCGGTTGCAGCGGGCCCAGGGCTGCGCGGATGAGCAGCGCAATCGGCGCCCGCGGGCTTTGCAGGAGGCCTGA